From a region of the Lactuca sativa cultivar Salinas chromosome 4, Lsat_Salinas_v11, whole genome shotgun sequence genome:
- the LOC111892411 gene encoding beta-galactosidase 8 isoform X1, translated as MAGKQHKHTHIHTTVLSLNLIQCYFYNLYRSESTQVSIVSDGRKRILQSGSIHYPRATPEMWPDIIGKAKEGGLDVIETYVFWNYHEPVKGQYYFEGRFDLVKFVKTVHEAGLFVHLRIGPYACAEWNYGGFPLWLHFIPDIQFRTTNGPYQAEMELFLAKIVNLMKEENLFASQGGPIILAQVENEYGNVEWAYGVGGELYVKWAAETALSFNTTVPWVMCAQDDAPDPIINTCNGFYCDEFTPNSPSKPKMWTENYPGWFLAFGYPVPYRPVEDLAFAVARFFEKGGTFQNYYMYFGGTNFGRTAGGPLVATSYDYDAPIDEYGFIRQPKWGHLRDLHMAIKQCEEYLVNADPTHQSLGINLEADVYYKTPDDCAAFLSNYGSALDANVTFNGKSYFLPAWSVSILPDCKNVIFNTAKVVAQKSVGDATTFVETEFSLSDSSWSWYVEKVGVWSNESFTETSLVEQINTTKDTSDFLWYTTRIEANEKKDALLVIQSLGHAALVFLNKKALAFGYGYHDDASFNISIKISLEQGNNTLDIISMMIGLQNYGPWFDIMGAGLYSVTLADLKNAKQDISSNEWTYQVGTEGESLGLDKTDAANSSLWTHGTELPTNQSLIWYKSTFIAPEGKGPLSLNLASMGKGEAWVNGQSIGRYWSAYLSPSTGCTDNCDYRGTYNAQKCQKKCGQPAQILYHVPRTWVHPGENLVVVHEELGGDPSKISVLTRTGQKVCGHVSEDDPIPVELWKPNSDSSSQSPQLRLTCDQGWKISSVGFASFGNPKGDCSAGFTQGSCHVDVISIVEQVCIGKEKCWIPVSTAKLVNPCPEVAKTLAIEALCTA; from the exons ATGGCGGGAAAgcaacataaacacacacacatacacacaactGTCCTGTCCTTGAACCTTATTCAATGCTACTTTTACAATCTTTATCGATCCGAATCGACCCAAGTGAGCATCGTTTCAG ATGGGAGAAAGCGGATTTTGCAGTCTGGATCCATTCATTATCCTCGAGCAACTCCAGAA ATGTGGCCAGATATCATTGGGAAGGCAAAAGAAGGAGGACTGGATGTAATTGAAACATATGTTTTCTGGAACTACCATGAGCCTGTAAAGGGACAG TACTACTTTGAAGGGAGATTCGACTTAGTTAAGTTTGTGAAGACAGTGCATGAAGCTGGCCTGTTTGTTCATCTTCGTATTGGTCCATATGCCTGTGCTGAATGGAATTATGG AGGATTCCCTCTTTGGTTACATTTCATTCCTGATATTCAATTCCGGACCACAAATGGCCCTTACCAG GCAGAAATGGAACTTTTTCTTGCTAAAATTGTCAACTTAATGAAAGAAGAAAATCTTTTTGCATCACAAGGAGGACCAATTATTCTTGCTCAG GTTGAAAACGAATATGGAAATGTTGAGTGGGCTTATGGAGTTGGTGGAGAGCTATATGTAAAATGGGCAGCAGAAACTGCTCTGAGTTTTAATACAACTGTTCCCTGGGTGATGTGTGCACAGGATGACGCACCTGATCCAATT ATAAACACGTGTAATGGATTCTATTGTGATGAATTCACCCCAAATTCTCCTTCAAAGCCAAAGATGTGGACAGAGAACTACCCTGGATG GTTTCTTGCATTTGGGTATCCTGTTCCTTATCGACCTGTTGAAGACCTGGCTTTTGCTGTTGCACGGTTTTTTGAAAAAGGAggcacttttcaaaactattatATG TATTTTGGTGGAACAAATTTTGGACGAACAGCTGGAGGCCCTCTGGTTGCTACAAGCTATGATTATGATGCCCCAATAGATGAGTATG GATTCATAAGGCAACCAAAATGGGGTCACTTGCGGGACCTACATATGGCAATAAAGCAATGTGAAGAATATTTGGTAAACGCAGATCCCACTCATCAATCCCTTGGTATAAACTTAGAG GCAGATGTATACTATAAAACACCCGATGACTGTGCAGCTTTTCTTTCAAATTATGGAAGTGCTTTGGATGCAAATGTGACATTTAATGGAAAATCATATTTTCTCCCTGCATGGTCTGTGAGCATTCTTCCAGATTGTAAGAATGTTATTTTCAACACAGCAAAG GTTGTGGCTCAGAAAAGTGTTGGTGATGCTACTACATTTGTTGAGACTGAATTTTCACTGTCAGATTCAAGCTGGAGTTGGTATGTAGAAAAAGTGGGTGTTTGGAGCAATGAATCATTTACAGAAACCAGTTTGGTGGAGCAGATTAATACAACAAAAGACACAAGTGATTTTCTATGGTACACTACAAG GATAGAAGCAAATGAAaagaaagatgcacttttggtcatTCAGAGTTTGGGACATGCTGCTCTggtttttctgaacaagaaagcTTTAG CATTTGGGTATGGTTATCATGATGACGCAAGCTTCAATATAAGCATAAAGATTAGTCTTGAACAAGGAAACAACACATTGGATATTATTAGTATGATGATTGGTCTACAG AACTATGGTCCATGGTTTGATATCATGGGGGCAGGCCTATATTCAGTCACCCTTGCTGATCTCAAGAATGCTAAACAGGACATTTCATCTAATGAGTGGACCTACCAG GTTGGAACTGAAGGGGAGAGCCTAGGACTTGATAAAACAGATGCTGCTAATAGTTCCTTATGGACCCATGGCACTGAATTGCCTACTAATCAGAGTCTCATTTGGTATAAG TCCACATTCATTGCCCCTGAAGGAAAAGGTCCTCTGTCACTTAACCTTGCGAGCATGGGGAAGGGTGAAGCTTGGGTGAATGGGCAGAGCATAGGACGATATTGGTCAGCTTACCTTTCACCATCAACAGGTTGCACAGATAATTGTGACTATAGAGGAACTTATAATGCACAAAAATGCCAGAAGAAATGTGGTCAACCAGCCCAAATTTT ATATCATGTACCACGGACATGGGTGCATCCTGGTGAGAACCTGGTTGTTGTTCATGAAGAGCTTGGTGGCGACCCTTCCAAAATTTCTGTGCTCACACGAACCGGGCAGAAAGTGTGTGGCCATGTCTCGGAGGACGATCCGATTCCGGTTGAACTCTGGAAACCCAATTCCGATTCCAGTTCTCAAAGCCCTCAACTCCGTTTGACATGTGATCAAGGCTGGAAAATTTCGTCTGTTGGTTTTGCTAGCTTTGGGAATCCCAAAGGGGATTGTAGTGCTGGATTTACTCAGGGCAGTTGTCATGTAGACGTCATATCAATTGTTGAACAG GTTTGCATCGGGAAGGAAAAATGTTGGATTCCTGTTTCAACAGCTAAACTTGTGAACCCATGTCCTGAGGTGGCGAAAACCTTGGCAATTGAAGCTTTGTGCACTGCTTGA
- the LOC111892411 gene encoding beta-galactosidase 8 isoform X2, with product MWPDIIGKAKEGGLDVIETYVFWNYHEPVKGQYYFEGRFDLVKFVKTVHEAGLFVHLRIGPYACAEWNYGGFPLWLHFIPDIQFRTTNGPYQAEMELFLAKIVNLMKEENLFASQGGPIILAQVENEYGNVEWAYGVGGELYVKWAAETALSFNTTVPWVMCAQDDAPDPIINTCNGFYCDEFTPNSPSKPKMWTENYPGWFLAFGYPVPYRPVEDLAFAVARFFEKGGTFQNYYMYFGGTNFGRTAGGPLVATSYDYDAPIDEYGFIRQPKWGHLRDLHMAIKQCEEYLVNADPTHQSLGINLEADVYYKTPDDCAAFLSNYGSALDANVTFNGKSYFLPAWSVSILPDCKNVIFNTAKVVAQKSVGDATTFVETEFSLSDSSWSWYVEKVGVWSNESFTETSLVEQINTTKDTSDFLWYTTRIEANEKKDALLVIQSLGHAALVFLNKKALAFGYGYHDDASFNISIKISLEQGNNTLDIISMMIGLQNYGPWFDIMGAGLYSVTLADLKNAKQDISSNEWTYQVGTEGESLGLDKTDAANSSLWTHGTELPTNQSLIWYKSTFIAPEGKGPLSLNLASMGKGEAWVNGQSIGRYWSAYLSPSTGCTDNCDYRGTYNAQKCQKKCGQPAQILYHVPRTWVHPGENLVVVHEELGGDPSKISVLTRTGQKVCGHVSEDDPIPVELWKPNSDSSSQSPQLRLTCDQGWKISSVGFASFGNPKGDCSAGFTQGSCHVDVISIVEQVCIGKEKCWIPVSTAKLVNPCPEVAKTLAIEALCTA from the exons ATGTGGCCAGATATCATTGGGAAGGCAAAAGAAGGAGGACTGGATGTAATTGAAACATATGTTTTCTGGAACTACCATGAGCCTGTAAAGGGACAG TACTACTTTGAAGGGAGATTCGACTTAGTTAAGTTTGTGAAGACAGTGCATGAAGCTGGCCTGTTTGTTCATCTTCGTATTGGTCCATATGCCTGTGCTGAATGGAATTATGG AGGATTCCCTCTTTGGTTACATTTCATTCCTGATATTCAATTCCGGACCACAAATGGCCCTTACCAG GCAGAAATGGAACTTTTTCTTGCTAAAATTGTCAACTTAATGAAAGAAGAAAATCTTTTTGCATCACAAGGAGGACCAATTATTCTTGCTCAG GTTGAAAACGAATATGGAAATGTTGAGTGGGCTTATGGAGTTGGTGGAGAGCTATATGTAAAATGGGCAGCAGAAACTGCTCTGAGTTTTAATACAACTGTTCCCTGGGTGATGTGTGCACAGGATGACGCACCTGATCCAATT ATAAACACGTGTAATGGATTCTATTGTGATGAATTCACCCCAAATTCTCCTTCAAAGCCAAAGATGTGGACAGAGAACTACCCTGGATG GTTTCTTGCATTTGGGTATCCTGTTCCTTATCGACCTGTTGAAGACCTGGCTTTTGCTGTTGCACGGTTTTTTGAAAAAGGAggcacttttcaaaactattatATG TATTTTGGTGGAACAAATTTTGGACGAACAGCTGGAGGCCCTCTGGTTGCTACAAGCTATGATTATGATGCCCCAATAGATGAGTATG GATTCATAAGGCAACCAAAATGGGGTCACTTGCGGGACCTACATATGGCAATAAAGCAATGTGAAGAATATTTGGTAAACGCAGATCCCACTCATCAATCCCTTGGTATAAACTTAGAG GCAGATGTATACTATAAAACACCCGATGACTGTGCAGCTTTTCTTTCAAATTATGGAAGTGCTTTGGATGCAAATGTGACATTTAATGGAAAATCATATTTTCTCCCTGCATGGTCTGTGAGCATTCTTCCAGATTGTAAGAATGTTATTTTCAACACAGCAAAG GTTGTGGCTCAGAAAAGTGTTGGTGATGCTACTACATTTGTTGAGACTGAATTTTCACTGTCAGATTCAAGCTGGAGTTGGTATGTAGAAAAAGTGGGTGTTTGGAGCAATGAATCATTTACAGAAACCAGTTTGGTGGAGCAGATTAATACAACAAAAGACACAAGTGATTTTCTATGGTACACTACAAG GATAGAAGCAAATGAAaagaaagatgcacttttggtcatTCAGAGTTTGGGACATGCTGCTCTggtttttctgaacaagaaagcTTTAG CATTTGGGTATGGTTATCATGATGACGCAAGCTTCAATATAAGCATAAAGATTAGTCTTGAACAAGGAAACAACACATTGGATATTATTAGTATGATGATTGGTCTACAG AACTATGGTCCATGGTTTGATATCATGGGGGCAGGCCTATATTCAGTCACCCTTGCTGATCTCAAGAATGCTAAACAGGACATTTCATCTAATGAGTGGACCTACCAG GTTGGAACTGAAGGGGAGAGCCTAGGACTTGATAAAACAGATGCTGCTAATAGTTCCTTATGGACCCATGGCACTGAATTGCCTACTAATCAGAGTCTCATTTGGTATAAG TCCACATTCATTGCCCCTGAAGGAAAAGGTCCTCTGTCACTTAACCTTGCGAGCATGGGGAAGGGTGAAGCTTGGGTGAATGGGCAGAGCATAGGACGATATTGGTCAGCTTACCTTTCACCATCAACAGGTTGCACAGATAATTGTGACTATAGAGGAACTTATAATGCACAAAAATGCCAGAAGAAATGTGGTCAACCAGCCCAAATTTT ATATCATGTACCACGGACATGGGTGCATCCTGGTGAGAACCTGGTTGTTGTTCATGAAGAGCTTGGTGGCGACCCTTCCAAAATTTCTGTGCTCACACGAACCGGGCAGAAAGTGTGTGGCCATGTCTCGGAGGACGATCCGATTCCGGTTGAACTCTGGAAACCCAATTCCGATTCCAGTTCTCAAAGCCCTCAACTCCGTTTGACATGTGATCAAGGCTGGAAAATTTCGTCTGTTGGTTTTGCTAGCTTTGGGAATCCCAAAGGGGATTGTAGTGCTGGATTTACTCAGGGCAGTTGTCATGTAGACGTCATATCAATTGTTGAACAG GTTTGCATCGGGAAGGAAAAATGTTGGATTCCTGTTTCAACAGCTAAACTTGTGAACCCATGTCCTGAGGTGGCGAAAACCTTGGCAATTGAAGCTTTGTGCACTGCTTGA
- the LOC111892411 gene encoding beta-galactosidase 8 isoform X3: MELFLAKIVNLMKEENLFASQGGPIILAQVENEYGNVEWAYGVGGELYVKWAAETALSFNTTVPWVMCAQDDAPDPIINTCNGFYCDEFTPNSPSKPKMWTENYPGWFLAFGYPVPYRPVEDLAFAVARFFEKGGTFQNYYMYFGGTNFGRTAGGPLVATSYDYDAPIDEYGFIRQPKWGHLRDLHMAIKQCEEYLVNADPTHQSLGINLEADVYYKTPDDCAAFLSNYGSALDANVTFNGKSYFLPAWSVSILPDCKNVIFNTAKVVAQKSVGDATTFVETEFSLSDSSWSWYVEKVGVWSNESFTETSLVEQINTTKDTSDFLWYTTRIEANEKKDALLVIQSLGHAALVFLNKKALAFGYGYHDDASFNISIKISLEQGNNTLDIISMMIGLQNYGPWFDIMGAGLYSVTLADLKNAKQDISSNEWTYQVGTEGESLGLDKTDAANSSLWTHGTELPTNQSLIWYKSTFIAPEGKGPLSLNLASMGKGEAWVNGQSIGRYWSAYLSPSTGCTDNCDYRGTYNAQKCQKKCGQPAQILYHVPRTWVHPGENLVVVHEELGGDPSKISVLTRTGQKVCGHVSEDDPIPVELWKPNSDSSSQSPQLRLTCDQGWKISSVGFASFGNPKGDCSAGFTQGSCHVDVISIVEQVCIGKEKCWIPVSTAKLVNPCPEVAKTLAIEALCTA; the protein is encoded by the exons ATGGAACTTTTTCTTGCTAAAATTGTCAACTTAATGAAAGAAGAAAATCTTTTTGCATCACAAGGAGGACCAATTATTCTTGCTCAG GTTGAAAACGAATATGGAAATGTTGAGTGGGCTTATGGAGTTGGTGGAGAGCTATATGTAAAATGGGCAGCAGAAACTGCTCTGAGTTTTAATACAACTGTTCCCTGGGTGATGTGTGCACAGGATGACGCACCTGATCCAATT ATAAACACGTGTAATGGATTCTATTGTGATGAATTCACCCCAAATTCTCCTTCAAAGCCAAAGATGTGGACAGAGAACTACCCTGGATG GTTTCTTGCATTTGGGTATCCTGTTCCTTATCGACCTGTTGAAGACCTGGCTTTTGCTGTTGCACGGTTTTTTGAAAAAGGAggcacttttcaaaactattatATG TATTTTGGTGGAACAAATTTTGGACGAACAGCTGGAGGCCCTCTGGTTGCTACAAGCTATGATTATGATGCCCCAATAGATGAGTATG GATTCATAAGGCAACCAAAATGGGGTCACTTGCGGGACCTACATATGGCAATAAAGCAATGTGAAGAATATTTGGTAAACGCAGATCCCACTCATCAATCCCTTGGTATAAACTTAGAG GCAGATGTATACTATAAAACACCCGATGACTGTGCAGCTTTTCTTTCAAATTATGGAAGTGCTTTGGATGCAAATGTGACATTTAATGGAAAATCATATTTTCTCCCTGCATGGTCTGTGAGCATTCTTCCAGATTGTAAGAATGTTATTTTCAACACAGCAAAG GTTGTGGCTCAGAAAAGTGTTGGTGATGCTACTACATTTGTTGAGACTGAATTTTCACTGTCAGATTCAAGCTGGAGTTGGTATGTAGAAAAAGTGGGTGTTTGGAGCAATGAATCATTTACAGAAACCAGTTTGGTGGAGCAGATTAATACAACAAAAGACACAAGTGATTTTCTATGGTACACTACAAG GATAGAAGCAAATGAAaagaaagatgcacttttggtcatTCAGAGTTTGGGACATGCTGCTCTggtttttctgaacaagaaagcTTTAG CATTTGGGTATGGTTATCATGATGACGCAAGCTTCAATATAAGCATAAAGATTAGTCTTGAACAAGGAAACAACACATTGGATATTATTAGTATGATGATTGGTCTACAG AACTATGGTCCATGGTTTGATATCATGGGGGCAGGCCTATATTCAGTCACCCTTGCTGATCTCAAGAATGCTAAACAGGACATTTCATCTAATGAGTGGACCTACCAG GTTGGAACTGAAGGGGAGAGCCTAGGACTTGATAAAACAGATGCTGCTAATAGTTCCTTATGGACCCATGGCACTGAATTGCCTACTAATCAGAGTCTCATTTGGTATAAG TCCACATTCATTGCCCCTGAAGGAAAAGGTCCTCTGTCACTTAACCTTGCGAGCATGGGGAAGGGTGAAGCTTGGGTGAATGGGCAGAGCATAGGACGATATTGGTCAGCTTACCTTTCACCATCAACAGGTTGCACAGATAATTGTGACTATAGAGGAACTTATAATGCACAAAAATGCCAGAAGAAATGTGGTCAACCAGCCCAAATTTT ATATCATGTACCACGGACATGGGTGCATCCTGGTGAGAACCTGGTTGTTGTTCATGAAGAGCTTGGTGGCGACCCTTCCAAAATTTCTGTGCTCACACGAACCGGGCAGAAAGTGTGTGGCCATGTCTCGGAGGACGATCCGATTCCGGTTGAACTCTGGAAACCCAATTCCGATTCCAGTTCTCAAAGCCCTCAACTCCGTTTGACATGTGATCAAGGCTGGAAAATTTCGTCTGTTGGTTTTGCTAGCTTTGGGAATCCCAAAGGGGATTGTAGTGCTGGATTTACTCAGGGCAGTTGTCATGTAGACGTCATATCAATTGTTGAACAG GTTTGCATCGGGAAGGAAAAATGTTGGATTCCTGTTTCAACAGCTAAACTTGTGAACCCATGTCCTGAGGTGGCGAAAACCTTGGCAATTGAAGCTTTGTGCACTGCTTGA
- the LOC111892388 gene encoding phytosulfokine receptor 1-like, translating to MDVSSNQLSGNLPDFFHNFPNLTHFSAQSNRFSGGIPSSLSNSPVISFLNLRNNSFNGPIEFDCSMMTNLTSLDLGTNNFSGSIPDDLSSCQNLRAMNLARNRFHGEIPETFKNFRSLSYLSLSNCSFSNLSNTLKILQHCPNLTVLVLTMNFRGEQLSSDDDKLSFRAFKALVIANCSIPSYLGDFDSPFYLDPSNNSLSGVIPKNLTHLPCLSFQEISLEEGSPDFPFFRRPNISNRAVVLQYNQIMSFPPLLDLSNNHFIGSIWPEFGNLKSKGAIAGMAIGIRIGTLFILLLMFLIVFRAPTRQEVDPEKDDETDSNKEEHESKLVVLFQKSNENNTDLSLNDLLKSTNNFKNGLESNLV from the exons ATGGATGTTTCATCAAACCAGCTTTCCGGGAATCTACCGGACTTCTTCCATAATTTTCCAAACTTGACTCATTTCTCAGCTCAATCGAATCGTTTCTCTGGTGGCATACCTTCGTCACTCTCAAATTCACCGGTTATCTCTTTTCTTAATTTAAGAAACAATTCATTCAATGGTCCGATTGAATTTGACTGTTCCATGATGACGAACCTCACCTCACTTGATCTTGGCACGAATAACTTTTCCGGTTCCATTCCTGACGACCTTTCTTCTTGCCAGAATTTAAGAGCTATGAATCTCGCCAGAAACAGATTCCATGGTGAAATCCCTGAAACTTTCAAGAATTTCCGATCACTTTCTTACCTTTCCCTTTCGAATTGCAGTTTCAGTAACCTCTCAAACACTCTGAAAATCCTTCAACACTGTCCAAACTTAACCGTTTTGGTTCTAACCATGAACTTTCGTGGTGAACAGTTGTCGTCCGATGATGATAAATTAAGTTTCAGAGCATTCAAAGCTCTCGTAATTGCAAACT GTTCGATTCCATCTTATTTAGGTGATTTCGATTCTCCTTTTTACTTGGATCCATCCAACAACTCGTTGTCGGGAGTGATACCAAAGAACCTCACGCACTTACCTTGCCTCAGTTTCCAGGAAATATCACTGGAAGAGGGTTCACCGGATTTCCCGTTTTTCCGGCGACCCAACATCAGTAACAGAGCAGTCGTGTTGCAGTATAATCAGATTATGAGCTTCCCGCCTCTTCTTGATCTCAGTAACAACCACTTCATCGGCTCCATCTGGCCGGAATTTGGGAACTTGAAAAGCAAAGGCGCAATTGCAGGTATGGCAATCGGAATCAGAATCGGGACATTATTCATTCTTCTACTCATGTTCTTGATCGTCTTTCGCGCACCAACCAGACAAGAAGTCGATCCAGAAAAAGATGATGAAACCGATAGCAACAAAGAAGAACATGAATCAAAACTAGTAGTTCTTTTCCAGAAATCAAACGAAAACAACACAGATCTTTCCCTCAACGATCTTTTGAAATCAACCAACAATTTCAAGAATGGATTGGAATCC AATTTGGTGTAA